The DNA region CTTTGGTACCCGCCTTTCACAATGATTACTTTGCCGATAGCGAACAAGCCACCGCGGTGGTGAATATAGGCGGTATTGCCAACGTATCAATGATTTGCCCTGACCGACCTTTGTATGGCTATGATACGGGCCCAGGGAATATGTTGATGGATGCCTGGACGCAGCGTCACCGTCACCAAGCCTATGACAAAGATGGCGAGTGGGCAGCCACCAGCTGCGCGTATCAACCCTTACTCAACCGCCTGTTGTCCGACGCGTACTTCTCACGTCCAGCACCTAAAAGCACCGGGCGGGAGTACTTTAATCTCGATTGGCTCGATCGCCACCTACTCGCGTTTTCACTCTCTCCAGACCAAGTGCAAGCCACCTTGCTGGCATTGACCGCCGAAAGCATCGCGTTAGCGATTCGTCCATTAGAGCGTGGCCGAGTATTCGTGTGTGGCGGTGGCGCGCACAACCAGGCATTGATGCATGCGCTACAACAGGCACTTCCACAATGGTCGATTGCACAAACTGACGATGCCGGGATCAGTTGCGACGATATGGAAGCCATTGCCTTTGCTTGGCTGGCCAGACAAACTCTTAATCACCAACCAGGCAACGTGCCCGCGGTGACAGGCGCGACACAAGCCTGTTGCCTTGGTGCCATTTATCTACCTTACTGAGGAACAATTATGTCAGCCCCCAGCGTCGACCAGCTAAAAGGCTTACTCTCAGAAACACGCAACCCGCACACACTGACGATCGACCAACAAGACACACTTGGCTTGGTGGCGATGATTAACGCAGAGGATAAGGGCGTAGCCTCCGCCGTGCAGACGCAGCTCCCCGCGATTGCAAAAGCGGTCGATGCGATTGCGGAAAGCTTTACCCAAGGCGGTCGTCTTATCTACATCGGGGCGGGCACCAGT from Salinivibrio kushneri includes:
- a CDS encoding anhydro-N-acetylmuramic acid kinase, with protein sequence MPQPAADIYIGVMSGTSLDNIDVVAVRFTHAGHVESIARHSDPLPQDIKATVITLSRGHPMSVKALGELDRRLGECYANAINTLLEQAALLPKHVAAIGCHGQTVYHQPSGDYPFTMQLGDANVIAARTGITTVADFRRKDMAYGGQGAPLVPAFHNDYFADSEQATAVVNIGGIANVSMICPDRPLYGYDTGPGNMLMDAWTQRHRHQAYDKDGEWAATSCAYQPLLNRLLSDAYFSRPAPKSTGREYFNLDWLDRHLLAFSLSPDQVQATLLALTAESIALAIRPLERGRVFVCGGGAHNQALMHALQQALPQWSIAQTDDAGISCDDMEAIAFAWLARQTLNHQPGNVPAVTGATQACCLGAIYLPY